The genomic window CAGTACGGCATCACCTATATCCGGTTCTACCGCGACCAAACCGAGCCCGAGTACCAGAAGCGCGTCACGGGGACGTCGATCTACGTCGTCGTCGGTATCGCGGCAGTCGTCGCGCTGGCGCTGGTCCTCCTGCAAAAGCCACTGGCCGGCCTGCTGTTCGACACTGCGGACTCGTCGCACTACATCGCGCTGGCCGGGCTGCGCTATTTGCTCGAAATGGCCTTCGTTGTACCATTCCTCTACTTTCAGGCGACCGAGCAACCCGGCAAATACGTTGCCATCTCGGCCACGCGCCTGGCCCTGACGCTCAGCCTGAACATTCTGTTCTTGACCATGATGGATGACAAAGTGGCGGCAGTGCTGTGGGCGCAGATCGTCAGCGCCGGTGTCTTTGTGCTCAGCGTAGGCGTCGCGGTCTTCTGGCGGTCGGTCCGCCGGATTCATTGGCCGCTGGCGAAGGAGATTCTCAAGTTCACCTGGTCGTTTTCGATCCTCGGTCTGTTCACCTTCATTATCTTCAGTGGCGACCGTTTTGTCATCAACGAGTATTGCGGGAGCGGGGAAGTCGGTATTTACTCCGCCGGTTACCGGATCGCGCAAATTCTCAGCGTCTTGATCTTCAGTCCGGTGTTACGTGCCTGGAGCCCACGCATCGTTGATACCCTGCGCTCTCCCGAAGGTCCGCGTCAATTGGCGCAATTGACGACGTTCACGATGGTGGCCTATGCCGCTTGCGGCGTCGTGTTCAGCGTCTATGCCCGCGAACTGGTCGGCATCATCGTTGGCCCAACTTACTTCGCCTGCTACACCATTGTGCCGATTCTGGTGCTCGGTCACGGTTTCCAAGGGTTCGGCAGTCTGGTCGATGGCGGCATCTACTATAGCAAGAAGACCTATATCAAGAACTGGCATGCGCTCACCACCGCCGTCAGCATCGCCTTCTACTTTCTGCTGATTCCGCACTTCTGCAAATTGGGCGCCGCTTGGGCATCAACCCTCGGCTTCCTGTTCCTGGCGGTGCTGAACTGGTACCTTTCGATTCGCGTCTACCCGATGAAATTCGAACTTGGCAAGCTCGCCCGGTTGACTCTGCTCAGTATCGCCGTCTATCTGGCGGCCTACGGCATCGAATCCTACGAGGCAACCCACTTGGCGCTGTCGAGTGTCGCGCTCAAACTGATTAGCCCGTGGCTCTACCTGTTAACCATCGGATTGGTCAAATTGCTGTTGTTGCCGGCGTTCGTTGGCGGAGTCTTTGCCCTGCGCATTCTTGGCGCGGAGGATTGGCAACGTCTTCGCCGCATGGCCGACGAACTTCTGCGCAAACGGCCGGCGAAACCGGAACCAACAACGACTTCCGACCCCGAAATCGGATACTGAATGTCCGCGATTTCAGCCGGTTCTAACCGTCGCAACTCGATTCCTGACTAACAAAATGCTAAAAACTTCGCATTTGCTCTTGACACCCGCGGATGGTAGTGCTAAATTCTTAGCAGATAAACGTCGACAATCTGCATGGGGAAGCGCGAGAACATACGGTCATGTCGAAACGATTGATTCAGGAACTGAGCCGGCGCGAGCGACAGATCATGGATGTTGTCTATCAACGCGGGGAAATCTCGGCCGCCGAGATTCAGGCAGCGATACCTGATCCGCCAGGCTATTCGGCCGTGCGGGCGCTGCTTACGCTTCTGATCAAGAAGGGACATTTGCGCCACCGCAAGGACGGCCGGCGTTACTTGTACTCCCCGGTCGTCAGCCGCGAGCGCGTCAAGCGCACGATGCTCGGACGGGTTGTTGAGACGTTCTTCGGCAACTCAGTGGAGAATGTCGTGGCCACCTTGATCGACATGTCGGCGACACGGATGACGGAGGACGAACTGAAGCGACTGCAGCGCTTGATCAACGAGCATCGCCGCGAGGGCGGGAAGAAATGAACAACCTCATCGTAGTCCTGGGATGGCTGGCGAGCGGCGATGTGATCTGGCCGCTGGTGGGTCTTGCTGTGAAATGCGGGTTCATCTCGGTGCTGGCACTGGCCGTTGCGCGACTGATCAATTCCGCGCTGCCGCAGATTCGCAATCTGGTTCTGCGGCTGGGACTCCTGCTGACCGTGGTCATCCCGCTGACTGCGACGGCCGTTGCGCTCTGGCAGTATTGGCGGCCGGAGTCATCACCGATTCTTTGGCAGATTGTCTTGCCGCCGGTCGAAGTGTTAGGCGCCGCCGCGATCGCTGGCGGGACACCAGTGCCGACGTGGTCCTATTGGCCGCTGCTTCCGCAGGCGATCCTGGCCGGGGGAATTGGGTTCGCATTGACGCGCATCATCATTAGCATCGTGATGACGCGCCGATTGATCCGTCGGGCGCTCCACAACGATTCGTCCGCCCTCCGGTCGGCGCTTGAACGCTGTGCGAGACGGATCGACGTGCGGAGCAAGGTTCGCGCGGCATTCTCCTCCGAGATCGCAATTCCCTTTGCCGCCGGATTGCGGAATCCAACGATCATCCTGCCCGACGCGGCACGGCTTTGGCCGGTGAAGGAACTGGCGATGGTGGTCAGCCATGAGTTGCTGCACCTCCATCGTCGCGACCATCTTTCGGTTGTGCTTGGGTCGATTGCCGTGGCCGTCAACTGGTACAATCCGCTCGTCTGGCTGATGCGCCGCCAAATGTTGCTGGAGGCCGAGCGCTGCTGCGACGACGGTGTACTCGGTACCGGCGTCAACGCGACCGACTACGCCAATCTGCTGGTCTCGCTAGCTCGCATCAGTGCGCCACCGCGTGCGATCGTGGCATTTGGCTCACAAATTCTGGGGGCAAAGCAATTGGAGGAACGAATCATGTCAATCTTACAGGCGCGCGCCCGGTCGCTTCGGAACCTGACGCCGCTGCTCCGACTGACCGCCGTCGCAATCTGCCTACTGCTGTTGCCGTTGGCAGCGATCCAGTTGGTCGGCGCCGACAAACCGGCTACCACTCCGGCAAAATCGACTGCGGCTGACAGCTCCGACTGGCCGTCGCCGGGTGAATTTGTCGAAGTCACAGACCAGCCGATCAAGATCAAGGACGTTCTGCCGGTATATCCCGATTCCGCCCGCAGAGTTGGTTTAGAGGGAAATGTCTGGGTCAAGGCGCTGATCGACACATCCGGATCGGTAGTCAAAGCCATGGTTCTGAAGACTTCAGGACACAAGTGCTTTGATGATTCGGCATTAGACGCAACCAGGCAGACAGTTTGGAAGCCGGCAACTCTTGACGGGAAACCGACGCCAATTTGGGTCTCATACGAGATCCGCTTCAAGCTCGGCGATAAGAAGAAGCCATAAGCGTGCACCAACAAACACGGTCGGGAGCATCCTCCCGACCGTGTCGCTTCTCAAATCAGAGCCCTCTCAGACTACTTCTTCTCAAGAAGCAGCTTCTCGAATTCGTCGACCAATTCACCGAAAGTCTTAATGGTGTTCGCAAACGGCTCGGTCGTTGTCATATCGACACCGGCTTTCTTGAGGATATTCACCGGATAGTCGGATGAACCGGTCTTGATAAATTCCATGTAAGCCGCTGCCGCTTTCTTATCGCCCGCCAAAATCTTGCGCGACAGCATCTGCGAAGCCGCATAGCTGGTGGCGTACTGATAGACGTAGTACTGGCGATAGAAGTGGCTGATGCGCAGTCCGCCGAGGTCGCGGTTCTCCGGGATAAACAAATCGGGGCCATAGTATTTCTGATAGACCTCGCGGTAGATCTTGCGCAGTCCGTCTGCCGACAGCGCGCCGCCCGACTCGACGATCTCGTGAATCTTCAACTCGAATTCCGAGAACCAGATCTGCGTGTAGAACGTGCCGATGATCTGATCGATGTAGTAGTTCAACAAGTACAGCTTCTCGTTCCGATCCTTGGTCTTCGACAGCATGTACTTGATCATGATTGCCTCATTGCAGGTTGAGGCAACCTCGGCCGTGAAGAGCGAATGTCCCGCATAAATGTACGGCTCGTGCTGGTACGAATAGTAGTTGTGCATCATGTGCCCCATCTCGTGGGCGAGCGTGAATACATCGCCGAGCGTGCCGGAGAAGTTGAGCAGCATCACGGGATGCACCGAGTAGGTGCCCCAGGTGTAAGCCCCGCTGCCCTTGGCCTGCGTCTCGTAAACGTCGATCCAGCGCGAATCGAGCGCCTTCTGCACGTTCGCCAGATATTCCTTCCCGAGCGGCTGCAAACCCTTGAGCATATACTCACGCGCTTGCTCGTACGTGAAGGTCATCTTGCTCTGCGGCACCAGCGGCACCGACAGGTCGAAGCCAAACAGCGTATCGACGCCGAGTGCTTCCTTACGCAGCCGCATATATTTGTGCAACGGCGCGAGGTTCTCGCTGGCGGCCTTGATCAGACTGTGGAACACGTCGACCGGAATCGAATCGCCGTCCAAGCCGCGTTCCAGACACGAATTGTAGCCGCGCGTCTTGGTGTAGAAGACATCGCCGTTGACCGAGGCCGACAGCGTTGCCGCCAGGCCGTTTTTATAGCCCAAATAGGTTTCGTTGTACGCGTTACTCGCCGCCCGGCGCACGTCGCGATTGGTCGACTCGAGAATCTGACCGTAGCGCCCCTTCGTCAACTGCACTTCGTTGCCGTTTTCATCCTTGATGGCGGGGAACTTGATATCGGCGTCATCGAGCATCGTGAAGATCCGGCTCGGCGCGGCGGTCACCGGCGCAGCCAGCGCCAGGACTTCTTCGACTTCCTGCGAGCGGATATGCGCCTTGCGGCGGAGAATGTCGGCCAGATAGAAACGGTAGATGGCCAAGCTCGTGTTGTCGAGGAAGCTCTTGAGGGTTGCCTCCGGGATCGTCAGAATCTCCGGCTCGATGAAGGCGGTCACTTGCCCGATGTCGGAGTAAAGCATCCGGGCCCGCTCGCTCATCTCCTGATACTTGCCGACGCGGTTGTCTTCGTCCGCTTTGAGATTGGCATACACGTACAGCCGGTGCGCGACGATGCCGAGAGTATCGTTCAGCATCATGCAGGCCGCCAACTTTTCCGCCGATTCGCCCAGTTTACCCTGGTACTGGGTGATCTCGTTGACGCGTCCCTTCAAAGCCGTCAAACCGGCTTCCCACGCCTCATCGGAGGGATAGAAATCGGCGAGATTCCATTTGTATTTGTCTTCGATCTGGTCCCGGGTTGGGGCTTCCTTTACCTGGGCGATGCCGCGGGCGGGCAGGAGAATCGCCGCCAGAAGCATTAGCGCCAACAAGCCGAGCATTTTGCGATGCATCATGTGAACTCACTCCTCGAAAGTTGTGTTGACCAAATGGTCGATCTTAGCAGAAAGATAGATAATCAGGATTACGTTCGGATGCAAGGAGAGTTTCGCGAACTGCTGTGAGAACTCCGGGATTGTCCGATAATCCAAACAGTAGACTCTTCAGTGGAGACGGAGAGGGAAAGTCGAATTGAAGCTATTGAGGAATCTGGCACGAACAATCGTTGCCCATCCCTACTTGCAGCGGAGCGAAAATCTCGGCGGCTACCGCGGTATCGTCCTGTGGTGGGAATCGCGACGTGTGCCGTATAATCTTGCAGTCGGGATAACCGGACTGCTGAGTGCGTTCATCTGCTGGGGATGCGCCTCGCTGGTGGAAGTGAGCGGCAAATTTGAAGAAAGCTTGTTTCCTGACCCGCCGCTCTTCGTCATCTTTTTCGTCGTCTTGTACGCCGTCGGGGCGAATGTCTGCTACACCGCCGGCTGGATTGTCGAGTGTCTACTGTACGCAGCCGGGCGCAAGGATGACCCCTTTTTCGGCCCGCTCACGTTTGCCTTAGGCACTACTTTTTCGCTGCTGCTGACATTGGCGCCGGCAATCTTGTTGATCGGGGCGGCACTTGTGATTCTCGCCAAACCCTGATCAGCCTCGTTCTTTCTCCTTCATCTCGCGGGCGATTTCCGCCAGAGTGTGATCGGGGATCGCGGTCCAGGTCTCGACCTGGAACGTTCCCGATGCACTGCCGATCATGGCAACTTTGGCCGCCGTGTGTTCATCCGGCGCTTCGTAAATGTCCATGAAATCGTAGCCGCCGAGGAGAGCGTAATGTGCGACGAAGCGCGCTTCCGGTACTAACTCCTTGGCCTTATCGACCCAGGCGCGCCCGACCTTGTCGCCTTCGCGCATCCGGGAGGCCAATTCGATCAGGCTGGGTCCCTGGACGCGAAGCCGGCTCATAAGTACATAGGTCTTCATGGTTTCCCTCCGTCGAAAGGGTGTCGGTCAAATCCCAAATCAGGTCAAGCGTAGACACTGCGGCCAACCCCGAACGCACGGATCCCCCCTCAGTCTTCCCTTCGCCCATGCCCCACTTTGGTCAGGATTCGACCGCAATAGTCGCTACTTCTGTCTACGTAGAATATAATCAGGAGTTCGTAAAATGCCAGTCTTCTTTTTGTGCTGACCGCAAAGGCAGGAAGGACTTAGGGCTTTGCCGGCAAATTAGTTGCCGCGTTTGATGCGGACTCGCCGCGAGACCGTCTTGTCCTCAGCTGTCACTTTCACGAAATACACACCGTCAGGAGCGCTGCTGATGTCAACCGGCAGCATCGTCTCCTTGATGTCCGTGTAGACGGCATCAAGGACGATCTGATCGCCGGCCTCGTTGACGATGACGACCTTGATCGAAGTCGGCTCGTTGAAGAATAGATCGAGCTCAAAAGTCCCCTGATTGCGCGGTGGAAACGGCGCCACAATTGGAAGTTCGGCGCTGACATCTGGCGACGGAGCACCTTCGGCCACCCTGAACCAGTAGTTGATTTCGCTACCAAAGTCCGAGCCAAATGCTTTGAGCAGATGACCCTTGAAGTCGAGGAGACGCACGAAACCGTAACCGCCTTCGGGATTGAACCAAAAATCAAGACCGTCACCGGCGGAGTCAGACACGATCAGCTGATAGCAACCCGGCCTCAAATTGAGTGTGTCACGATAGTTGGTGTACGCCGTTAAGGAACCGGCTCGGCGCTCGCGCACACTCGTGCCGTCGGAGTTGAGCAGACGATAACCGGTCTGCGCCGAGTCGCCATTCGTGCGCAGTGACAGGATCATCGGACCACCGTAGATCGTCGTCGCCGGCACAAGCGAGATACCCTCGTTGTCCGCCGGGTATTCATCGGCCCTGCCATTGGGATCGCTCAATCGAACGATGAACTTGTTTTCCTGGTTGGGGCTGATAATTCCGGGCAGTTCGATCGTGTCCAACTGCTGCGGCGCCAGCTTGCCGATCCATTGGTGCGACTCCGGCGGCGGTACGCCGTGGCCGTATCTGACGGTCATTGATCGCAAAATTTCGCTGCCGTTGTTCTTGACCACGATCACCGGATTGGCGCAGGCGGGATTGAGCCGCGAGGTCTCATCGCGATCGCTCGGGATCACGATTTCCTCCAGCGACACATCGTTTTGCGCCCACGGCTCGGCGTAATATATCACGTAACTGTAAATATAGTAGTTGGCGGTCGGCTGGCTTGTGTTGGCGTAGGGTTCCATCTCAATCGCCAGCGAGCGCGGGGCGCGATCGGTAACCGGCACATCATAGACATCCGGAAAAACGACCGACCCCGGGCACCAGTTGGCGCGATCGAAGATCCAGGTTCCGGATTGCGGATAGAGCGGATTCAAACCACATCGCCGCCAGATCATCCGCTCGTTAAATAGCGAGTCATCCACGAACACCCAGCGCAATTTGCTGCAAAACTCCGCGCAGTTCTCCTTATCGTCCATGCCGTGACCGGTCTGGTGAATCCGCAGCCGTGCCAACGCAGATTGGCTCGGCGGCATGATGTTTATCGGCGTCAAACGACTTTCAATCGGCTGTGCGGTATCGCCGTAGGGAAACGAGCCGCACCAAAGCGTGTCGATCCCCAGCGGTTTCATTGCCGGGCGACCCTCCGTGATTGCGAAATCAACCGTGACCACCCAGCCGCGGTCGGAATTGCTTTCATAGCCGGTGTGAAGGAATTCTACTTCGACCGAGTCCTGCAGGAGCAAGCCGAAATCGGTGATATCGGAATGCCAGGTAAACGACCAGGTCGAGTCGAAGCGCCAGCCGTAGGGCGTGATCAAACGAGCAATCTCGATGTTGCGCGTCGGCGCGCTCTGGCCGCCAGTCCGCCGCAG from Candidatus Zixiibacteriota bacterium includes these protein-coding regions:
- a CDS encoding polysaccharide biosynthesis protein, which translates into the protein QYGITYIRFYRDQTEPEYQKRVTGTSIYVVVGIAAVVALALVLLQKPLAGLLFDTADSSHYIALAGLRYLLEMAFVVPFLYFQATEQPGKYVAISATRLALTLSLNILFLTMMDDKVAAVLWAQIVSAGVFVLSVGVAVFWRSVRRIHWPLAKEILKFTWSFSILGLFTFIIFSGDRFVINEYCGSGEVGIYSAGYRIAQILSVLIFSPVLRAWSPRIVDTLRSPEGPRQLAQLTTFTMVAYAACGVVFSVYARELVGIIVGPTYFACYTIVPILVLGHGFQGFGSLVDGGIYYSKKTYIKNWHALTTAVSIAFYFLLIPHFCKLGAAWASTLGFLFLAVLNWYLSIRVYPMKFELGKLARLTLLSIAVYLAAYGIESYEATHLALSSVALKLISPWLYLLTIGLVKLLLLPAFVGGVFALRILGAEDWQRLRRMADELLRKRPAKPEPTTTSDPEIGY
- a CDS encoding BlaI/MecI/CopY family transcriptional regulator; translation: MSKRLIQELSRRERQIMDVVYQRGEISAAEIQAAIPDPPGYSAVRALLTLLIKKGHLRHRKDGRRYLYSPVVSRERVKRTMLGRVVETFFGNSVENVVATLIDMSATRMTEDELKRLQRLINEHRREGGKK
- a CDS encoding M56 family metallopeptidase, with the translated sequence MNNLIVVLGWLASGDVIWPLVGLAVKCGFISVLALAVARLINSALPQIRNLVLRLGLLLTVVIPLTATAVALWQYWRPESSPILWQIVLPPVEVLGAAAIAGGTPVPTWSYWPLLPQAILAGGIGFALTRIIISIVMTRRLIRRALHNDSSALRSALERCARRIDVRSKVRAAFSSEIAIPFAAGLRNPTIILPDAARLWPVKELAMVVSHELLHLHRRDHLSVVLGSIAVAVNWYNPLVWLMRRQMLLEAERCCDDGVLGTGVNATDYANLLVSLARISAPPRAIVAFGSQILGAKQLEERIMSILQARARSLRNLTPLLRLTAVAICLLLLPLAAIQLVGADKPATTPAKSTAADSSDWPSPGEFVEVTDQPIKIKDVLPVYPDSARRVGLEGNVWVKALIDTSGSVVKAMVLKTSGHKCFDDSALDATRQTVWKPATLDGKPTPIWVSYEIRFKLGDKKKP
- the pepF gene encoding oligoendopeptidase F, giving the protein MMHRKMLGLLALMLLAAILLPARGIAQVKEAPTRDQIEDKYKWNLADFYPSDEAWEAGLTALKGRVNEITQYQGKLGESAEKLAACMMLNDTLGIVAHRLYVYANLKADEDNRVGKYQEMSERARMLYSDIGQVTAFIEPEILTIPEATLKSFLDNTSLAIYRFYLADILRRKAHIRSQEVEEVLALAAPVTAAPSRIFTMLDDADIKFPAIKDENGNEVQLTKGRYGQILESTNRDVRRAASNAYNETYLGYKNGLAATLSASVNGDVFYTKTRGYNSCLERGLDGDSIPVDVFHSLIKAASENLAPLHKYMRLRKEALGVDTLFGFDLSVPLVPQSKMTFTYEQAREYMLKGLQPLGKEYLANVQKALDSRWIDVYETQAKGSGAYTWGTYSVHPVMLLNFSGTLGDVFTLAHEMGHMMHNYYSYQHEPYIYAGHSLFTAEVASTCNEAIMIKYMLSKTKDRNEKLYLLNYYIDQIIGTFYTQIWFSEFELKIHEIVESGGALSADGLRKIYREVYQKYYGPDLFIPENRDLGGLRISHFYRQYYVYQYATSYAASQMLSRKILAGDKKAAAAYMEFIKTGSSDYPVNILKKAGVDMTTTEPFANTIKTFGELVDEFEKLLLEKK
- a CDS encoding GYD domain-containing protein, translated to MKTYVLMSRLRVQGPSLIELASRMREGDKVGRAWVDKAKELVPEARFVAHYALLGGYDFMDIYEAPDEHTAAKVAMIGSASGTFQVETWTAIPDHTLAEIAREMKEKERG
- a CDS encoding T9SS type A sorting domain-containing protein, with protein sequence MGMKIEQFFVVAAFALALCAAAAAGQLKHVVSHDNTIIKTDPTTGKNAYPSWAVFPSAGTDYRKVDLQITYRCPDGLHCGEWDYIDAVILRRTGGQSAPTRNIEIARLITPYGWRFDSTWSFTWHSDITDFGLLLQDSVEVEFLHTGYESNSDRGWVVTVDFAITEGRPAMKPLGIDTLWCGSFPYGDTAQPIESRLTPINIMPPSQSALARLRIHQTGHGMDDKENCAEFCSKLRWVFVDDSLFNERMIWRRCGLNPLYPQSGTWIFDRANWCPGSVVFPDVYDVPVTDRAPRSLAIEMEPYANTSQPTANYYIYSYVIYYAEPWAQNDVSLEEIVIPSDRDETSRLNPACANPVIVVKNNGSEILRSMTVRYGHGVPPPESHQWIGKLAPQQLDTIELPGIISPNQENKFIVRLSDPNGRADEYPADNEGISLVPATTIYGGPMILSLRTNGDSAQTGYRLLNSDGTSVRERRAGSLTAYTNYRDTLNLRPGCYQLIVSDSAGDGLDFWFNPEGGYGFVRLLDFKGHLLKAFGSDFGSEINYWFRVAEGAPSPDVSAELPIVAPFPPRNQGTFELDLFFNEPTSIKVVIVNEAGDQIVLDAVYTDIKETMLPVDISSAPDGVYFVKVTAEDKTVSRRVRIKRGN